One stretch of Armigeres subalbatus isolate Guangzhou_Male chromosome 2, GZ_Asu_2, whole genome shotgun sequence DNA includes these proteins:
- the LOC134217431 gene encoding protein NDUFAF4 homolog — MGKVLSVVVRQVNRFNVESRAEKVISQSKPKPAPKFQSNLNDLQRVLDENPDLINELNKKNTALDNKLKQVFVTSTDVTPQPASKKPLPLLRTISEEFEYGHMEPQSVPKGHCTLRQAIEFISNHHTVPDIWTSSKIANDYAMKETLVNSILKHFHPFGIHLPDKAVEKRKLLMKINSNKSLQN, encoded by the exons atgggAAAAGTTTTATCAGTTGTTGTTCGTCAAGTAAATCGATTTAATGTCGAAAGCCGTGCTGAAAAAGTGATATCCCAGTCCAAACCAAAGCCGGctccaaaatttcaatcaaactTAAATGATCTTCAAAGAGTCTTGGATG aaaatccagATTTAATTAATGAGCTGAATAAGAAAAATACTGCATTGGACAATAAATTAAAGCAGGTGTTTGTGACTTCAACTGATGTG ACTCCACAACCAGCCTCAAAGAAGCCATTACCACTGCTGAGAACTATTAGCGAAGAGTTTGAATATGGGCACATGGAACCACAATCTGTTCCTAAAGGACATTGCACATTACGTCAAGCAATTGAATTTATTTCGAATCATCATACTGTGCCAGATATATGGACATCAAGTAAAATTGCTAATGATTACGCTATGAAAGAAACACTAGTTAATAGTATTTTAAAACACTTTCACCCATTTGGAATACACCTCCCAGACAAAGCTGTCGAAAAAAGGAAACTCTTGATGAAAATAAATTCGAataaaagtcttcaaaattAA
- the LOC134217429 gene encoding superkiller complex protein 8, translating into MYSLLHKEENAHEESIWSCSWGRVALTVENEDKLDADENDSRDSVGNKKGEEYRDFIVTGGLDDRVKVWDVKDNKLKLRNTFTGHSLGVVSVDVSSSGEVIASSSLDSGLCIWKADSGQLLNQISLGPVDLWTVAFSPCDKYIISGSHEGKISLYSVENGKPEQVLDPQNGKFTLSIAYSPDGKYIASGAIDGIINIFDVAAGKVAQTLEGHAMSVRSLCFSPDSQMLLTASDDGHMKLYDVAHSDVVGTLSGHSSWVLSVSFSGDGKNFTSSSSDKTVKIWNVAERQCLHTFDDHQDQVWGVRYSLDSSKVISVSEDKCVNLYDCPPNII; encoded by the exons ATG TATTCCTTACTTCATAAAGAAGAAAATGCTCACGAAGAAAGCATCTGGTCATGTTCTTGGGGTAGAGTTGCTTTGACAGTAGAAAACGAAGACAAATTGGACGCTGATGAAAATGATTCCCGTGATTCAGTTGGAAATAAGAAAGGTGAGGAATATCGCGATTTCATTGTAACCGGTGGCCTCGATGACCGCGTCAAAGTATGGGACGTAAAAGATAACAAACTGAAACTACGGAACACGTTTACCGGCCATTCACTTGGCGTTGTATCAGTGGATGTTAGTAGTAGTGGAGAAG TGATTGCCAGTAGCTCTCTGGATTCTGGTTTATGCATTTGGAAAGCAGATTCAGGTCAATTGCTGAATCAGATTTCCCTCGGACCTGTGGACTTGTGGACCGTCGCTTTTTCTCCTTGTGACAAATACATTATTTCCGGTTCTCATGAGGGTAAAATCTCCTTATATAGTGTCGAGAACGGAAAACCGGAACAAGTGTTGGATCctcaaaatggaaaatttacaCTGAGCATTGCTTAC AGTCCAGATGGTAAATATATAGCCAGTGGTGCAATCGATGGAATAATTAATATTTTTGACGTAGCTGCTGGTAAAGTCGCCCAAACACTCGAAGGACACGCAATGTCTGTTCGTAGCCTTTGTTTTTCCCCAGACTCCCAGATGCTGCTAACTGCTTCGGATGACGGACATATGAAGCTTTACGATGTAGCACATTCTGACGTTGTAGGTACTTTGTCTGGTCATTCATCGTGGGTTCTTTCTGTATCGTTCTCTGGAGATGGAAAAAACTTTACATCCTCGTCCAGCGATAAGACCGTGAAAATCTGGAATGTAGCTGAGCGCCAATGTTTACACACTTTCGATGATCACCAGGATCAAGTATGGGGCGTGAGATATAGTCTGGACAGTTCAAAGGTCATATCGGTTTCAGAAGACAAATGTGTGAATTTGTACGATTGTCCTCCAAACATAATCTAA